Proteins found in one Zea mays cultivar B73 chromosome 1, Zm-B73-REFERENCE-NAM-5.0, whole genome shotgun sequence genomic segment:
- the LOC100283991 gene encoding shikimate kinase family protein, giving the protein MAMRAATAAATGFFSPSTVPPRRFSSVTPPASLCTARCIQRHRLRAFPSLEIPLEELNPSVDLLRRTAEAVGDFRKTPIYIVGTDCTAKRNIAKLLANSIIYRYLSSEELLEDVLGGKDALRAFKESDEKGYLEVETEGLKQLTSMGSLVLCCGDGAVMNSTNLGLLRHGVSIWIDVPLEMAANDMLKSTGTQATTDPDSFSQAMSKLRQRYDELKERYGVSDITVSVQNVASQRGYSSIDLVTLEDMVLEIVRQIEKLIRAKEMMEAAGKPF; this is encoded by the exons ATGGCGATGCGAGCAGCTACAGCGGCGGCGACAGGCTTCTTCTCTCCATCCACCGTCCCTCCGAGGCGCTTCTCGTCCGTTACACCGCCGGCGTCACTCTGCACCGCGCGCTGCATCCAGCGTCACCGTCTCCGCGCCTTCCCAA GCTTGGAAATACCTCTAGAGGAACTCAACCCATCCGTCGATCTACTT AGGAGAACTGCGGAGGCCGTTGGCGATTTCAGGAAAACGCCAATCTATATTGTTG GTACGGATTGCACAGCCAAGCGCAACATCGCCAAGCTGCTTGCGAATTCCATAATATACCGCTACCTCAGCAGTGAGGAACTGCTTGAGGATGTTCTTGGTGGCAAGGACGCCCTCAGAGCCTTCAAGGAATCTGATGAGAAGGGTTATCTTGAAGTCGAG ACCGAAGGGTTAAAGCAGCTCACGTCCATGGGTAGCCTTGTACTGTGCTGTGGAGATGGCGCCGTTATGAACTCAACCAATCT AGGGCTGCTGAGGCATGGTGTCTCCATTTGGATTGATGTTCCTCTTGAAATGGCAGCAAATGACATGTTGAAGAGCACGGGAACACAAGCTACTACAGATCCAGACTCTTTTTCTCAG GCGATGAGCAAGCTCCGTCAGCGGTATGATGAACTGAAAGAGCGCTATGGGGTTTCTGATATTACTGTTTCAGTACAAA ATGTGGCTTCTCAGCGGGGGTACAGTAGCATTGACTTGGTGACGCTTGAGGACATGGTCCTTGAA ATCGTGAGGCAAATCGAGAAGCTGATCCGTGCAAAGGAGATGATGGAAGCTGCAGGGAAGCCATTCTAA